actaagtcattgttttgcaagccGCTATAGGCAAGTCCCGAGTCACAAACTTTAGGTTTTGAGTCCTGAACAAGTCAGAATACACTCTTCACCAAATCTAATGCCATTTAAACCAAAGTACCGTAcaaaatttacagaaatcacagattatttataaaaaaaaaaattttttatatGTCACAAGTTTGATGGAAGTTGGTGTAATTTTGTCAGACCAGATTTCATTGGTTTTGGGGAAATAAGTGTCAACTTGCTGGGAATGAATAACGTTAATGTAAGTTGATTCTGGAAATGAACTGACTGgtggcacatttttttaatgacatactctCTATCTGTGGGCTCATGGAGAAGGTATCGCGTGTTTTCAAGTCAAGAGgtttaagtccaagtgaagaTATGAGTCACTGGTGTCAAAattgaggtcttttttttaatgaagtcgAATCTATAGTCCAAGTCATATGACTTCGTTCCACAGCTCTGGCAAGTTGGAATTGATGGCTTTTATATATCCGTTATGAGCCATCAATGAGAACAACATTTTGGCTGCCACATTGTAAAAACAATCACTTACTTTGGTTGCCACCTATCTTTTTATTGACTGATTAAGCATCTATAAATGTTCTTCATACATTAATAAGTACCAactctttaatttctttttaaataagtttgcattaaatatttaagtgttggcaattaatttcaagttgttttttttcaaaaaatccatCAAGTCTGCAGTTGTAaattctgtatatatatatatatatttaataaattgaTAAAGTGACGTGACATCAACACGTTTTCTTGTGGAGGAGGATTCTCCACAACCTGGCAACCCAAAAGTTGATATCAATGCATGTGCATAATCCTGTGCAAACATAGATTATGTGTAGCCAGAAAATGTACAGCAATGACGTAGCCGTGTGACACCCACCCCTCTGTGATCCTTCGTTTTGTTTCATATTGATTTAATGTTTGCGtaaaagcagcagctgcagagacgcACTCACGTGTgctgtgttaaaataaaaaaaaaaaaccacgaATAACAGACCAAACGGGTgcttgtattttgttttttttagtttgataaCGCAATTGTAAGACCGCGTGAACGCGCACTTAACGACAGTGCGCGCGCTCCCACAGACGCTCAGTGGCTCCTCACAGAGCAGCAACAGAGCAGCAACAGAGCAGCACAGGGTTCAACTCACAGGTGCTCCTCACCGCTGCTGCCTGAAAATATACAGGAgtgcttctttttattttgtagtaaaaTTAAGCGCTCCGGGTGGAGGAAAACACAACCACACCGGAGGGATTAACGGGATTTGAACTTGAAGGTGAGCAACTAAATTCTCTTTCATAACGTGCTATTTATTATAACATGCATAGAGCTACTTTACCGTATCACATGTAATGCATGTGGCATCAGCTAATAGGAGGAAAAACAGTGTCATCAAGTGTAAACtaaatataaacagaaattGTATAATAATCTATTCATCAAGGTAAATGAGCCACAAACAAAAGCAGGGCGACATGTGTATTCAGGTCATGATTAAGATGTGTTGAAGCGCGTGTCTCGCGCGCTGTGATGCTCCTggtttgtgtctgcagctcagcagcaggTCGTTCAGGGTTAAAAGGTTCCGGACTAATTCACCTCAAAATGTATTGACACGCAGTTCTGGCTTTAATGACAAAGCGCTGATCGATGAGATCGACCCGAGAGGCGATGGGAAGACtgacaaaagtgtgtgtgtgtgtgtgtgtgtgtgtgtgtgtgtgtgtgtgtgtgtgtgtgtgtgtgtgtgtgtgtgtgtgtgtgtgtgtgtgcagcccaTAAAGTCAGAGCAGGTTATAGGTTCCTCATTTGCATTGTCTAATGAGTTACTGGCTGTCTGGATGGCAGAAAGGAGAGTGCAGTGATGGGACAGGGCTCAGCCTGTGCCtcactgttctttttttgtggtttttatgaTTCAGCATGCATGCAAAAAATAGATGCAGCCAAGGCAAAACGAAACACGTTTTTTGTGCGTTTTAGCATTAAAGTGATTACAAGCTAAGAAATGCACtgatttaacatgaaaaaatgctAAAGAACTTTATTTTCCATTCAGTTAATACAGATTATTATAATACAAGATTTAAAAAGACACAGTAATGTTTGCAAGCAGCATCCCTTTTGTTGAATCTCTTCTACATTCATTAAACATTAACAAGTCAGGGGATGCATCAGTTATTGCCTTTAACCAGCCTGCAGTCTGAATCAAGACAATTTGTCCTCAGTCTAAACAGTCcactctctctttgtctgtctctcaggaTGTGTGGTATGGACGTGGACTTGGATGATGGCGGTTCAGgcgaggaggagaaagaggaggagttCTGGATCGGGGAGGGAGTGAAGATGCTGCCCCCTCCCGTGGCCCACAGCGGGGGCAGTGCATGGGGCAGCCGGAGGGGCAGGTGTGGCTGCGTGGCGTGCGGGGCAGCTCTCATCCTCTGGGACCTGTGTATCATCTTGGCCTGTGCTCTGCTCCTGGCCGTGGTCTTCTCTGTggtgctgctgcctgcagtgctgctgctgtacgCCGGTTTCCTCTGCCACTCCAGGGTGAGATATCACCCcgttgtttattttctttgtagcAAGGACAAGCCGAGAGGAATAGTTTACTGTTATTACTGAGCTGCTGGTGTGATTTGAGCTCCAAAATTCAAGTTGTAAAGTTGCCTCTGAGCTAATCTTGCCTCTGGATCAGATGCAGGATTTTGTCCACTAGTGGCAGGAGTCTCAGTGGGCCCCAGAGTTCAATATTTACACAACACAAAGTACTGATAACACTATGGGTTATCTGTGTTTTGTCAAGTGATATTTTGcagtttattacatttttctcaaaaaattaTCTTCCCaaagatttttcattttgtctgttttgcaaaacaggcaaacagacaaaaacctGGATAaacatcccttttcttgtgcagcgTTCTACCCTTTTCCCTATTCAACCTtcaaaccctgagcaaatttctttttttttcttgcaatgtgtgaagcacattgcaagaaattagtagatttaaaatttaaaaggaaaCTAGGGCAAAaagatttattataattatacttaaatattttatagaattattatttttcaagcactttttgaggttgttctcttgtttttactttttttgtttgttgtaattttcaggtaattttcttgtatttgtttttttaaaattgctatttttttcagttcttcttaagtttctcattgctcttttcccatatttttgaaggGCATCAAGCCGATTTGCTTGAGGTTCAAACAGTTTAATAAGATAGTTTCAACTCACTCACTTTGCGAATGTGCCAATGTGATTGTCAAGTAAAGAGGGTGCACAATCTGCTGTCATTAAAAGCACTTTACATGTTGAACTGTTTCTGTATAAATCTCTATGAGAGAGCAAATCCAAAGAATAGTGTGTGAATGACTGAACTGCTGCAGGTATCTGAAGCCAGATGCATTTTTACCAGGGGGAGgggacttgagtcacatgacttgccACAAGTCACAGATTTGAGGACTTGAGACTTGTGACTACCAATGATGAGAGACTTGACTTTGTCTTGGTATTCATGACTTAAGATTTGATTAAGGCCTGAGACAAATGATTCGAAATactaggcttttttttttagattaataattaaaacaacaacattttttctagTGCAATGCCTGGCAAAACCTTGTGACCTACTGGGTCACAGCAGACCAGCAGAGCCCAACACACAAGGCAGCGATCATGAGGGGGCtagtccaaaaacaacaaaatttgcaTTCAAGAATTATGTTGTCATTGATAGTAGTGAGAAGAGAACATAAGCAAGGTCTGCAGCTCTAAAATCAGTGACATGACCACCACTACATCCGATTTCAACTGTCACtacaaaaccacaaagaaaGGTTTGCGTCTTTTTTGCTAACTTCTAAGCCTACTGGCTAATCAAAAGTTTAAGATTTGTTAGACTTGGCTTTAAATcgattaggaaaaaaaagagttattaaatgtaaacatcacaGGTTATGACAAATTGTGATGAATTATTATAGAAAATCAAACTTTTCATGACCACTGTTTAACTAATGTGGAAAGTGGGGGTATAGATCATCAGAATTTTATATGACTTGTGACTTGCTTAATTCTTATCACGCTAACTTGTGAACTGCTTGAGACTTGAAGGTTAAGACTTATGACCTGCTTATGGCTTGCACATGTGTGACCTACTAACCTctgatttttgcaaaagtgaatTGTCTAGAAAAAAACTAGACATATTTCCTGCATGAATTTTTTCCAATGCCTCTACAATCTAATGACCAATAATCTCCACGTTTGATTTGGTTGTGCATGTCCATCCCATAAATAGCTAATCATCATGCTGGACATTTCCTCAAACGCCTCCTAATTGTCAAGGTATTGGTCTAAGACACGTAGCATGTGACTGCAATGTCTCTGGTTCGATTCAAGGTTGTGACctctgttttatgtcatttctttctgtcaaaacaaaggcaaaaatgcacaatagaaaaaaaatgtaatttgggaGTCCAGGTGACAGGTTGTAAAGCTCATAGCTTAAATTAGCTTAAGCCCCAGTCTGAATCTTCGAGGAAACCTTTGTTGTATGTCACATCCTGTTTCCTTCAGCTAACATACCTAATGATGGTTGTCTATAAGTTTCTATAAGGATTATTAAAGCTGCTATAGTCGGTATTTTAGAATTAGAATGAATCAAATGACTTTGCAGTGTGACAGATGTCActagtagtaaaaaaaaagtataattattATCAATCTACAGTGTTTTCAGCCACAGCCAGCAGCTGTCATCACTGTATGACAGACGGACACAGTTAGTGAGCTGGTGAACGTGGCGGAGCATTTATTAGTTACACACCCAGCTGTTTTTCTCAGGAGTTAATGGAGAGCAAAGCAGAGTGAGTACGGGACATTCATCATGTGGACACAATTATGGCTACAAATAAATGATGCTCCgtaactgctggatgtgtaaataagcaactgtttgcaAACAAGTTTGACATATTAATTTCAAGGGGAACGCCTCCTATTTTCATACATATTATCCCTTTGATCTAAATTAGTAAACATAACCAATACtctccaaaatacaaaaactagagtgctaaaactcaaacttgtgatgttaAGAAgaataaagtctggagctgctccacagacaatgaatggtgaaaaatgttctgGATGGCACTGAGAGCACGCAGGAGAATTATCTGAGTATGAGACAAATGACAGAccaacattttctatttcagaACTGAGAACATCCCAaaagaataaagctcatttgatCATAAAAGAATAAGTCAAACAGtctgtgggtccacaaaatcaggctctgATTAATCGTCAttgaagcagctccagactttaaagcccagacacaccaaactgacaaaaaagaacTGGTGATGACGAAGGCACGTTATCTGAGTCTCGGCCAAAAACTCAGacttgaacacactgcaaagaccaCAGCCAAAAACCAACTAGCACTAGGAAATGACTCTAGATGGCGGAGGTCTGAATTCATCATTCAAATACGGCAAAGTGAAGAACGACAGGATAGATTTAACATATTAGTTGGCTAGTTAGCACATGAACAACACAACAACccgatgttgaaaaaaacaaacgataTCTATCCTGTGCAAACAAATAACatcaaactgtttctttaaaggGCTCAGTGGCTAAAAGAGAATCTTCCCTAATACAACAAGTTTgtttcactctcacacactcttgACTTTTGCCATTGGTTTTGATTTATTCACTGCCATTTCTCCTCTTGTGCGCTGATCCGAACTTCCAATCAGAGGAATTTCTCTCACTGACAGACTCTGGCATCTCTGATGCAGATTCAACATGATGAGTCGCTCAAAAAGGCTGTCAAGCGCTGATTAGTGCCAAAGGTGTGGGACACACAAAACTAGGGCGACGGACACTCATAAACGACCTGACGTTGACCAACAGCAGGCTATTAGCGTGTGTCGGGGGCAGTGGTCACTTGCTGTATTGCCACGAAAGAAAAAGTCCtaaagcattttccccatggACCACCATTATAAAAgaaacatctgtaaaactgttgactgGGCACCACCAACTAAAAACAGGATCAATTGTAAATCTTTCTATTCTGAATTTTTGAGCTATCCCGGTgccaagaaaagtgatttcaaaatctgtgatgtcatcgcAATAGAGAGTCTTTGAGGCGAGCGGGGTCAAGAGGGAGAAACACTAATGTGCATAGTCAGTAGGCTGCATACCACCGAAGAAAACCTGTAAACTAAAAACCGTTTCCGGCGTATGCGCCAGGTGAGCGGCTCCACAGGAATGAATGGGTGCCATCTTTGGTCTGCTGTTGAGGTTTTGTTAAAGTCTATGGTCAGGGCTGTTATgattgatgacatcacaagtttgagacttacttctctTCTCTGAGTAGCTCATGCTAACAAATATGAATCAAACTCTCtgaggccatggaaataacatactGACATTGTTAATACAAGTGGCATTTAAAATGTGctaatatgtcagtgttgtgttaaCACCCTTCTTCTACTGCCCCCAAGGGGCTAAAAAATAGTGAGTGTAGCTTTAAAAGGAAAGCGGTCTGTGCAAACCTGACAGTACAAATCATTAACAAGTAGGAATCTGCACTCTGTCTCTTTTGACTTTACTAGAAGTTTAGACAAGTGAGTTCATGCCATTTACAGATAGTGGGAGGAATATTTCTCATTAAGACCGCCACCTGGAGTCTCAGAGGGAGACAATTACAGCCTTAAGGGAAAGTCTTTTTGGCAGCGCAGGTTATACGTCTACACCTGAAGAGGGGTTCAGGCTTATTCATCATGTTTGCACGTATTAGTTTTTTATCATCACCAACAAGCTCGTTCAAAaagataatgattattttgaatGTTGGAGCATGTCAGTGTTCCTTGAGAAGGGCGtgactcatttttttgtgagtcaAACGAGGGGCAGACAGATCATCAGTAAGATATGATGAGTCTAAGCATTGTGCCGAATCATGCTTCAAAGGTCTACAGCTCTGTTCTCGGCTCACCGGACAGCCCATAACATCCTCGCCTTCAGAACCGTTGGTCCTTTTGGTTTCAGAAAGCAAGGCCGTACAACAGAGCAGACAAATTAACGACATGCAAAGTGTGGGCTTGCAACAAGACTGTAATTGTGATTAGGCCAGAGCAAATGTCAGTTCACGGAGAGAGGGCCCCGCTGAGAAAGACAAGGCTGTGTCACTGTGcacacacaatgacaggagGAAAATGCGCTCAGTGTGTGCTCACAAGTGTGTGCTCACAAGTGTGTTAAACGCTGCTGTTGCTAGGGTGCACTTGTTGGAGGCAAAGCTCCTTTTGACAAAGAGTACTTTAGGAAATCGTTTAGGAAAAGGCTTCAGACCTAACCAAATCAttctgagtgtgtctgagtcTGACAGACAGTATATGTGCTCCtactttatgtgtttgtgtgtggttgtaATTGTGTACTTCTGCAGCTGCCTGTTTTACATCTTTCTAtagttttctgtctctctggccCACCCCCTTTCCCTTTTGCTCGCCCTCACAAGGTGATTGACAGCTCGGAGTGTTACTGACAGCTACTGAGCTGCTTCTTATCTGAACTGTAGAGGGAGGCTGGGAGAAACTGTCACAGTCCACTACACACACTGTCCCACTTCTGCACCCTGAGCAtatgccaacacacacacacacacacacacacacacacacacacacacacggttaaCAAATCCCACCTATTTGCTTTGTGACAGTGGAAGAGCTGCTCCTGCTGATGCCAAAATGTTCGTCATGTCCTCTGGAGCCCTCCTGCCTACTTTTATGATCCCGCTCTGTGTTTGTCCTCGTAGGTCCTTGACGCCCCCTCTGCCATCTGCCGTTACCTTGACGACAACAGCTGCTCCGCCCTCATCATTCTGGGCTTTGTGATGATGTCCCCGCTCGTGGTGGTGGCTGCCGCCGTCTTCTGCGGTCTGCTCCGAAGGTTTCGACTCCTGCTTCTCATTCAGCCGATCACACGCGCCTGGTACAGAGGGCGGCTGCTGGATTGGGCGGGCAGTGTCCACGCCTGGGTCTGATCAGGAGGCGCTAAGGATCAGATATGTAAACAGTCAGGGGGGATGTAAGATAGATTGGTGTAAAATACAGGGGGTAGACAAATTAACAGGAACACCTTACAATGTATTCAGTGTAGTGTGAGAGTTGTTGACTCAACTCAATGCTACATTTTAAGTACAGTTTGACTTCACGGAAAATGTGTCTGGACAAGAGTTAGTTAGATCTCTTTCATATTGGCAGTTTATGGGGAAAAAGGTTTTtggcacaattttttttaaggtgcaaTACCAGGATTGGCCACCAGGATAAATTGGATGCAAGGCTGAGCTGCAGGGCTGTATGTAGCTCTCTTACCACACTGACATCAACCTCACCTCGTGGCGACAAAAGCCAATTGTTGTGTCGC
This DNA window, taken from Plectropomus leopardus isolate mb chromosome 2, YSFRI_Pleo_2.0, whole genome shotgun sequence, encodes the following:
- the LOC121949166 gene encoding transmembrane protein 88; this encodes MCGMDVDLDDGGSGEEEKEEEFWIGEGVKMLPPPVAHSGGSAWGSRRGRCGCVACGAALILWDLCIILACALLLAVVFSVVLLPAVLLLYAGFLCHSRVLDAPSAICRYLDDNSCSALIILGFVMMSPLVVVAAAVFCGLLRRFRLLLLIQPITRAWYRGRLLDWAGSVHAWV